Part of the Anaerobaca lacustris genome is shown below.
GGGCTCGCTGGACGAGTTCCAGATTTACAGCCGGGCCCTCTCGGCCGGCGAAGTCCGCTACCTGGTCGGCGACCGGTAGCGAACCCGGCAACAGGGCACGAAATGCAGTGGGTGGCAGCCTCAACTCCGCAGGAGCTGGGGATGGCTCGACGAACGAACCATCCCCAACCCGCGTTTGAGGCTGCCACTCGACTCATGTCAGGGAGGTCATGATGCACAGACTCGTTCCGATTCTGCTCGCCGTCCTCGCGACGTATTCATCTGCGGCCGCACAGGATGACACCCGTCTCAGCCCATCGGTTCGCTTGCTGCCGGGAGCGATCAACGGTGTCGCTATCGAACGCAACGAGCGTACGCTCGTCGTCTACGGCGACCCTTCGGGAACGATTCGACAGGCGGACATGGTCCTCTTCACGCACGCCCGGCGCGACGTGGCCTGGGCGGGACGGGACCTCGTCGAGCGAGAGGCCGGAGCCGTTGTGCCCACCGCCGAAGCGGAGGCATTCACCAAGGCAACCGAATTCTGGAACCGTTTCGTCACCGCACGATTCCACGATTATCGCCAGCAGACGACCAAAGTCCCTGTGATGCCGATGGAGGTCGCGCGAACCGTTCGGGGCGGCGACACGATCCAGTGGCAGGGCCTGACGCTGAAAGTGCTGGACACGCCCGGCTACACGCGCGGCGCCGTCAGTTACCTGCTGGAGACCGACGGCGCCAAGTACGCCTTCGTCGGCGACCTGATCTACGGCGATGGACAGCTTCTGGACCTGTACAGCCTCCAGGACGAGGTGCCCGAACTGCGGATCGGCGGCTATCACGGCTATGCGACCCGCATGGCGCCGCTGATCGCCAGTCTGCGCGCGATTGCCGCCGAAGAACCCGACATTCTCGTCCCGGCCCGCGGGCCGGTGATTCGCGACCCGCAGGCGGCCATCGCACGTCTGATCGGCCGGCTCCAGGCCGTCTACAGGAATTACCTCTCGATCAGCGCCGGCCGCTACTACTTCCGTGACAGCTACGATGGCCTGGCGCAGCGCGTCCTGGGAACCTCGCCCAATGTGCCGTGGATGACGCCGGGGACCACCGAGGACCCGCCGGACTGGGTGCTGTGCATCGGCAACTCGCGGTTGCTGCTCTCGGAGAGCGGCGCCGGCTGGCTGATCGACTGCGGTTCGCAGGGGATCATCGACGAGATCGAGAAGCTCCGCGACGCGGGGCGACTGACGAGTATCGAGGGCCTGTTCATCACCCACTATCACGACGACCATACCCACAAGGTCAACGCCCTTCTGGAGGTCTTTCCCTCTCCGGTGTTCGTCACACCGCTGGTGGCCGACATCGCACGGCATCCCGGCGCCTACCGCCTGCCCTGCCTGACGACCGAGGTGATCGCCGAACCGACTGTCGTCCCCAACGGACACAGGAGTCGCTGGCGCGAGTTTCAGTTGACCTTCTGCGACTACCCCGGCCAGACCCTGTACCACAGCGCCCTGCTGGCCGAGCATGACGACGGCAGAAAGCTCCTCTTCGTCGGCGATTCATTCACGCCGTCCGGGATCGACGACTACTGCCTGCTGAACCGCAACCTGATGCACGAAGGCGAAGGCTACCTCCGCTGCCTGGATCTCCTGCTGACGTTGCCGCCCGAGTGCATGCTCGTCAATCAGCACGTCGAGCCGGTCTTCCGATTCGACGCATCGCAGTTGCAGTTCATGCGCAGGACATTGACCGAACGCGAGGTGCTCCTGGCCGAGCTGTTCCCCTGGGACGAAGCCAACTACGGCATCGACGAGCAGTGGGTCCGAATCCATCCGTACGGACAAACGGCCCGGCCCGGCCAGACCGTAGAGGTACAGCTCCGCGTGCGGAACCATTCGGACCGTCCGCACGAGTTCGCTGTGACCCTGCATGCGCCAGACGGATTCCAGACAGACCCCGCCGAGGCGCGTCTGACAGTCGATCCCCGCCGGGAGAAGTCGATCACCCTGCGAATCGCCGTTCCCGCCACCGCCGGGCCATCGGCCTGCGTCATCACCGCCGACGTGGCCTTCGACCGCTGGGACCTTCGCCACTGGTGCGAGGCCCTCATCCAAGTGCAGCCGTAGCGGGCCGTCAGACCATGTCGTAGTCGTATGGCTTGCGCATCGGGCGCGAGATGTACGTATCGGCCTCGGCGTCGTTGACGAACCGC
Proteins encoded:
- a CDS encoding MBL fold metallo-hydrolase, giving the protein MMHRLVPILLAVLATYSSAAAQDDTRLSPSVRLLPGAINGVAIERNERTLVVYGDPSGTIRQADMVLFTHARRDVAWAGRDLVEREAGAVVPTAEAEAFTKATEFWNRFVTARFHDYRQQTTKVPVMPMEVARTVRGGDTIQWQGLTLKVLDTPGYTRGAVSYLLETDGAKYAFVGDLIYGDGQLLDLYSLQDEVPELRIGGYHGYATRMAPLIASLRAIAAEEPDILVPARGPVIRDPQAAIARLIGRLQAVYRNYLSISAGRYYFRDSYDGLAQRVLGTSPNVPWMTPGTTEDPPDWVLCIGNSRLLLSESGAGWLIDCGSQGIIDEIEKLRDAGRLTSIEGLFITHYHDDHTHKVNALLEVFPSPVFVTPLVADIARHPGAYRLPCLTTEVIAEPTVVPNGHRSRWREFQLTFCDYPGQTLYHSALLAEHDDGRKLLFVGDSFTPSGIDDYCLLNRNLMHEGEGYLRCLDLLLTLPPECMLVNQHVEPVFRFDASQLQFMRRTLTEREVLLAELFPWDEANYGIDEQWVRIHPYGQTARPGQTVEVQLRVRNHSDRPHEFAVTLHAPDGFQTDPAEARLTVDPRREKSITLRIAVPATAGPSACVITADVAFDRWDLRHWCEALIQVQP